In Lolium rigidum isolate FL_2022 chromosome 7, APGP_CSIRO_Lrig_0.1, whole genome shotgun sequence, the DNA window CATTGGTAGCATCGGGTTAGCCCTGTACAATTCTTGTGCGGGTCACCGTTAAGCGTGGTTCAGGAGTGGTGTTTCCAATTGCTGAATGTTGTACTTTGCATATACCCTGCTCTTGTTCTCTTCCCACCAGCGTTGAGCTTCCTTCTCGCCAAAATGCTTCCGACTGCACGACCAAGAACCGAGGTTATCACACAAGAAAATGGGCAGATAATCAGCAGCAGCAACCAGTAAGGCCTAATGGAGCTCACCTGAATCTCATTCGCCTTATGTCTTTCTTTCCGCCTGCGGATACAGCAAGTGTGACATACACTCCTCGTTCGATCTGCTCGACCACACCGTCAACTGGAGCGGCGGTGGAATCTGCTTCCGTGGTATAACCATCACTGTCAATTATTCTGGCAATATTCCGATGATCTGGTGATGGTGTTTGTCCTGGGATGCTATTAGGTGCGACCTTTGAGTCAGATTGCTGGCAAACTGAAAGTTTCTCTGACAAGGCATTGCACTGCATAGTTTACAACAGCCAAACCAGTCATATATCAAGGGGGAGTGATCCATCATGCAGCGTATTAGCTGTTTCTTACTGGAAAACATACTAACAATACGATGTTATGAGATTACATGGAGCTCATACCTGATTAGTTAGAACCTTTATGATATCTTTGGCAGCCTTAGACTTTGCAACCTCATCTCTAACAATTAACCATGTTTCATCAAGTTTTTGTTTGTACACTTGAGCTATAAGATTTTTCTGCTGGCATTGCTCTGCAAGAGCAGTCACCTGCTTGAACAGCAATATGAACATCAGCTTTCTTCAGTTCTCAAAGAGGGAAAGATTATTCTGATCAACGAAAAATGAATTACCTGTGAGCGAAGCTGCTTTATTTCCTCTGTGAGTATCATATTCATCATATCTAGGTCCTCTCTCTGGCTATCAGTAGACCGTCGCAAATAGTTACCTGCCTTCAGCCCTACAGAGTTTTGCATTCTTTGCGAGAAAGAGACACCACAAATCTCACTATTTGATATCCGCTGATGTTGAAAAATTTCTTGTGCAGATACAAATTGAGCAGGACACTCAACTTGCCCCCATCTCTGAGTTGTTACTTGAGTTGGAATGGCAGAGTCCACATTTCTCTGATTGGAACCTTGTACCAAAGTCATCTTTTCTACAATGAGGTTTGCTTCCTTGAATAAACGTGATAGTTTAGGTGTATATGCCTTTATTTCTGCTTTAAACATTTCTCCTTTGCTAATCTTTGGTTGCTGCCTGACTTCGCTAGAATTTATGGCTTTCTCTAGTTGACGGAAACACAAATCACATACACGATACCTTCTGTTCTTGTCCGGTGCAACTGCtgcatttgctatcttgttagtaCTGCAGGAATTGCAGAACATGGAACCACAGTTATAGCAGTTGTGTTTTTTCCTAGTAAAACCAAAAGCCATCTTGCATCCACTGCATATGGGTTGGTCCTTCACTGAGATACCCTTATGCAAACAGATTGCAGCACTAAAATTGGAGCCACAAGCTATACTCTGAACATGCCTACCTTCTAATGCCTCTACTAAAGTAGGAGAACTCCTATTATCATAGTCGCCTAAACCAAGTTGTCCATCCGAGCCTTTACCCCAGGTAAAAACCTTTCCGTTCATAGTCAACGCAGCTACGTGGGAAGAACCAGATGATATCTCTCTAACAAACTCGTTCTTGAGTACTCCTTCAACAATACAAACAGATTCACCATCTGTCTGTGGGTTCCCTAATTGTCCATGCTTGGAACTTCCCACAGTAAATACCACACCGGTAGAAGTAAGCACAACAGTCAGAGCCATCCCACAGGATACCTGAACAAAATCATAACTGGTGAGTGAACTGACGCATGTTGGAACAAGCTTCATTGTTTTGTTGGCGTGACCCAGCTTCCCTTTATCTGCATCGCCCCATGTGAACAGATTACCGCTTGGAGTGTTGCACTTGAAACTGCTCATTACTTCAACAATGGCAGCTGTATGCCATGGCCCGCATGCCGCAGATTTCACTCGTAACCCTTTCAATGACTCTACTTCTTTTGGTCTAGCAATTCCTTGTGTATCCCCATGCCCAAGAACACCAAATGTTCCATCTCCATATGTGAATAGCTGTCCAGAAGATGCTATAATAGCAGTGTGCCACTCGCCACAAGCAATTTTCGACACTGAAATGTTGTCAATAGGACCAAACAATTTATGGGGAAACCAGTTAGCCAAGCTATGAGCTCCTTCACCACATTCAAAAAGTTCACCAGAAACCGTGACTGCACAGGTGTGCTTTGATCCAAATGCAACAGCCTTTACATGTACAGAGGCAAGAGACTCGACTATTCTAGGACACGAGACATTGTCAGTTACTTTGTGTCCCAGTCTCCCACTAGTCTCCTTGCCCCAGGAGAAGACCTCACCTTGCTTAGTGATTATGGCCGCACGATTCTCCCCACAAGAAATGCTCTGTACATCAAGCATTTTGGCTGATTCCACTAACCTTGGGACAGCCTTTGAAATATCTTCACTGCCTGACATACTGTCAAGAACACTGCCCCAGAGAAAAACATCCTTCAGAGAATCCAATCTGCATGCTACCCGAGGCCCTTCGAATGTTTTCAGTTTAGGTGTTTGAGCAACTATCTGTGTCTT includes these proteins:
- the LOC124670854 gene encoding PH, RCC1 and FYVE domains-containing protein 1-like — its product is MAGSFDGRMPTRGVEQAIIALKKGAHLLKCGKRGKPQFCPFRLSPDETTLVWYSKDREKQLSLNSVSAVILGQKTICRDRDQAECWHLGLTALISCPYSPASSVGSKSSRQMASCASTPRSYIQRKSKLSAVYDTPRLRQVYPSTMSPKMTQKDFFGGYLDCSEALFYQRQRTFSDIDSYLERLTPKVANPVRPGLKDILVANRHKTQIVAQTPKLKTFEGPRVACRLDSLKDVFLWGSVLDSMSGSEDISKAVPRLVESAKMLDVQSISCGENRAAIITKQGEVFSWGKETSGRLGHKVTDNVSCPRIVESLASVHVKAVAFGSKHTCAVTVSGELFECGEGAHSLANWFPHKLFGPIDNISVSKIACGEWHTAIIASSGQLFTYGDGTFGVLGHGDTQGIARPKEVESLKGLRVKSAACGPWHTAAIVEVMSSFKCNTPSGNLFTWGDADKGKLGHANKTMKLVPTCVSSLTSYDFVQVSCGMALTVVLTSTGVVFTVGSSKHGQLGNPQTDGESVCIVEGVLKNEFVREISSGSSHVAALTMNGKVFTWGKGSDGQLGLGDYDNRSSPTLVEALEGRHVQSIACGSNFSAAICLHKGISVKDQPICSGCKMAFGFTRKKHNCYNCGSMFCNSCSTNKIANAAVAPDKNRRYRVCDLCFRQLEKAINSSEVRQQPKISKGEMFKAEIKAYTPKLSRLFKEANLIVEKMTLVQGSNQRNVDSAIPTQVTTQRWGQVECPAQFVSAQEIFQHQRISNSEICGVSFSQRMQNSVGLKAGNYLRRSTDSQREDLDMMNMILTEEIKQLRSQVTALAEQCQQKNLIAQVYKQKLDETWLIVRDEVAKSKAAKDIIKVLTNQCNALSEKLSVCQQSDSKVAPNSIPGQTPSPDHRNIARIIDSDGYTTEADSTAAPVDGVVEQIERGVYVTLAVSAGGKKDIRRMRFSRKHFGEKEAQRWWEENKSRVYAKYNIQQLETPLLNHA